CTCCGAAAAAATGCCGCTAGATGACGCATCGGTTTTGTGTTGCGATATCGATTCACTATCGGGTGAAATGTTCATTGCTGATTACATCAAAGAATTTACGTTTGGGAAAAGGACTGTTTTAACGGGATTCTACCGAGGTAATCGCCAGCGACCAGTGTCTCACTGGATGCCACTCCCACCAATGCCAGAGGGGTGAATGATGGAATCACCACTTGCACGAATGATTAAGCAACAGGTATTCGATGCCAATGTCGACAGGCTTGTAGCGCTCAATGATGAGCAATGGGATTTCATACTGAATGACCAAGATAAATGCGCATGGTCTGGCGGTCATTATTACGGACATGATTATCATGAGTGGGAAATTTTCATAGCTCACGATATCAAATATGTGAAAACAGGATTACGGGGAGCCATTGTTATGAACGAACTCAAGAAATGCCCATTTTGTGGTAGTAAAGTTAAATGGTGTGGCGAGAACGAGCCGAACCCAGAAGATAACCACCTTTGTGATCATATCGAATGTACTAATGCTGATTGTGGCGCTGATTTCTCTTTTACCCACAATAACGACATTTACCCCGATAATTCTGATGACATGACACCAGAAGAGTTAATGCAAATTGACCGTGATTATTCAGCGCAGCTGTTTAACAGGAGAGCTAACAGTGAGTGAGCCAGTAGAAGTCATGGTCTATTACGTCAGCTTCAATACGAATAGCAGATTTTGGATGTTAAAAATAAATGCAGGCTGGATTGAGGAGCACTATAAAAATTCCCATGCAAACCAACTAAAAGACAAATCCGCAAAAAGAAAAAAGAATGGATCCAAGAAGCTAAATATTGGATAGAGGTATACGCAGAAATGCAAGGAGGTTAACTTGGAAGTAGATTTTCTCTTCACGAATCAACCAAAAATACCGCATGGCAACACCTCAAAGAAGTTCTAGCAACAAACCAACCACACCGAATCATTATTAAGCCTTGGAAAAACAAGCGTTCATTATTCTCAAAAATTCCACTTTTCATTTGTGGTGCTCAGAGATAAGCGAATACCTATGTAAGAACAACGCCAATTACACACCAGAAACCGTTAAGGAGATGCTTAAGCATACATTCCTAGGCTATGAGGTGGTTGATATGGTTGACGTTACTACACAGGCTTACAGAGCGCGTAAGGACACTTCGAAAAACATCAAAACTTGATACAGGTGAAATGTTCCACTTCATGGAGCAGGTTGAACGCTGGGCGGTAGGTATAAATTGTTTCGTGACGATACCTGATAACTCTCAATATATGGAATTAAAAAGGAAACAAGAAGAATGAACCTAGCTAAAACAGAAAGGGATTATCCGAACGGAGGATATTGGCACAAAGAGTGTAAGTGGTGCGGATTTAGCTACATCGGACCTAAACATGAAAACGCCTGCAAGAAATGTGATGACACCCTTCAACGTATGGGGGGGATTTGGTTCTTTATTTAATCAAGGTGCAGAAAATAAAGTGAAAGACAACGTAAATAACCCACCACACTATGCATCAGGTGACATTGAGTGCATTGATGCCATTAAAGCCAGCATGACCAAGGAGGCGTTTCTAGGCTACCTCAAAGGCAATATTCAAAAGTATGTCTGGCGATACGAAAAGAAAATTAATCCGGTCGAAGATTTGAAAAAGGCTTGTTGGTATATGGAACGGATGGTTAGTGAGATGGAGAATGAGAAATGACTGAAGAACAATATAAAGCTTACGCTAAGGCGATAGTTATTGGCCGAAATTACAGTGAATTCACACATAAGCATGTAGCTTTGGAATTAGGCATTCGACTAAATGATGCAGGAAGAATTCTAAGTAAATTACATGATATGGGATGTCTGACTATTACAGGGAAAAGGAGAAATGAATACTCCAGGATGTTCAATATTTACAAAGTTAAATCTGACTCAATTACAACACTACGTCAGCAATATGAACGTGAATATTTAGAGAATATGCCTGTTAAGCCAAAGTTAGTGACAGTCAAGAAACCTAAGGTATCAACAAAGCCAAAGTGCGGAATTAAGTTTGTTGATAAGGCCAATGTCTCAGGTATGGGTAATCCGATTCTGATGAAGTTTGATTCATTATTGAGTGGGGTGAGAGTGTGAAACCAAATCAACAAAAATGGAACTGGTTAAGTTTGAAAGAAACGAAAACCTATTTCTTAAGGAATATAACGTTACTCACAATAGTGAGACTACAAAGTTAGAGCAGAAAATATCTATTGCCAGAGATAACTTTTGGAAAGTTTGAGGTAGATATTGAAATGGATGGATTCCCTCGTATTAGTGATGAAACCGAAGCACTACTCAAATACGGAGAGTGGCTAGAGCGACTAGGTATTGCCATTAAACGTGAAACTAAACGTGCGGTAAAGCGAGGCGTTCAATGAACTGCCAGTCATGCAATAGACAGCTAACAGATGATGAAATTTACGTGTGTAGCAAGTGTGCTGATGAATACGCTCATTTGGAAGTGATGGATAAAATCAAAGGAGAGGGAGATGCAGAAGCTAAGGCGACGGCGCTGTAAAATATGCCGAGAATGGTTTATTCCAAAGCAGAGTTTTCAAAATTGGTGCAGCCCAGAGCATGGATTTGAATTATCCGAGCAACGAAAAAATAAAGATAGAGAAAAGCATTAGCAAAACTTAAAAAGGAGAACCAGAAAAAAGAGCGAGAAGCAAAAGACAAACTCAAAGCCCGCAAGTTAGCAGTAAAACCCCTCTCATATTTCACCAAGCAAGCACAGACAGCATTCAACGCATTTATCAGAGAAAGAGACAAGAATGAGCCTTGCATCTCATGTGGTCGTTTTCACGAAGGTCAGTATCACGCAGGACACTATCGAACAACCGGTGCTAATCCAGAACTTAGGTTCGATGAAGATAACTGCCATAAGCAATGCGCCCCATGCAATAACCATTTGTCGGGAAATATCGAAAATTACACACCTCGACTAATAGAGAAAATTGGTCAGGAACGTTTCGATCGCCTGATGGGTTCACATGAATTGCCAAAGTGGAAGCGCGAGGATTATGAGCGGATACGTGATCACTACCGAGCAAAGTTAAAGGAGCTGAAGAATGACTCCTGATGCATGGTTTGCAGTTATAACTTGGGGGATTTTATTGTTTGTTTGGATTCATTACAACTACCTCAGGTATAGGCGAAATATACGGACAGCAAAAGCAAAAAGAAGAGCTTACATATTCGCATCTAAGTATAGAACGGTAAAGGAGCTGAAAGATGTTCACTGACTTAATCGCAGCTATTGAAGAGTGCAGGTTTAGAGCATTAACAGAACGCACAGGGAATAAGCCCAAACGTTATCTATCTGTCATTCAGCTTAACAGTGGATTTATGAGGATAGTTGAAACAACCCAAGCCAAAAGTTTAGGTTATCGCATCATGTACTCAGTCGGTTGCGATAGATATCACACAGTATTACCGGAGGCGAGATGAACCTAGAAAGCGCTGTTAAATATCACTTCGCCAAAACAACATCAATATCAGATGCGCCTAGCTCAACATCGCCAGATAGATTAACCGGTACTGATGTCATGGGTGCCTTTGGATATTGTCAAAGTAAAGAGTCATTCGGCTTTTCTGCGTTCTCGGGAAAAGATGGAGATAAGCCAGAATGACAAAGTGAAAGCGATACAACTTTTAACTCGGCATGCATTGAATCATTGCGAC
This genomic stretch from Proteus vulgaris harbors:
- a CDS encoding Protein of uncharacterised function (DUF551); protein product: MQGTNWVKCSEKMPLDDASVLCCDIDSLSGEMFIADYIKEFTFGKRTVLTGFYRGNRQRPVSHWMPLPPMPEG
- a CDS encoding Protein of unknwon function (DUF3310); amino-acid sequence: MKTPARNVMTPFNVWGGFGSLFNQGAENKVKDNVNNPPHYASGDIECIDAIKASMTKEAFLGYLKGNIQKYVWRYEKKINPVEDLKKACWYMERMVSEMENEK